The Planctomycetota bacterium region GCCAGGAAGACGTCGAGACGTTCCGCCGGCGGAACGAATCCCGCATGGCCTCCACTCCGGTCCGCGTGCTCATGAGGACCGACGTCATCTGCGGCAACGAGTCGCAGGACATGCGCGAGGTCGTCCGCCTCATGCGGGAAAAAGAGATCCGCATCCTGCCCGTGCTCGACGGCGTGCGCCGGCTCGTGGGCATCTATTCGTTCGGGATCTGACGCCTTCATGACCGCGGAGACGTTCCTTCCGCGGCGCGCCGCCGCAAAGGGAGCCGATGCTGGCGGCG contains the following coding sequences:
- a CDS encoding CBS domain-containing protein; the protein is MIRLRDLMRRNVEWAEPRDLLRDAARKMESANLALLPVCENRRLVGVLRQEDVETFRRRNESRMASTPVRVLMRTDVICGNESQDMREVVRLMREKEIRILPVLDGVRRLVGIYSFGI